Within the Musa acuminata AAA Group cultivar baxijiao chromosome BXJ2-9, Cavendish_Baxijiao_AAA, whole genome shotgun sequence genome, the region CGGCAGGGGGCGAAGAGAAAGTGCCTCGGAGGAGACGGAAGAGTCGAGAAGCAGGAGAAGCACAAGAGGTTGGTAGACAGCGGAGGTTGGAATCGGGCCACGTGGAAGAATGAGAGACAGGAAGTGCCTATGTCGCGTGCTCCTCGTTGGTTGCCGGATGACGCCTCGATGACCACAAAATTTCTTGTTTAAGAGAGACTCTGTTTCGCGAAACCCCAACGCTTCCCCTCACGGGAACCATGCGGGACCCAATGCGGGTCCCAATATATGGTGCATTGACCAACGAGAAAAGCAAATGGGACATTTTTTATAGGTGGGTTTGTTTCTTCTGTTGTTTGTGGTCGAGCGCGCATCCAACTTATACTGAGTTCAATTACCCTGTAATGGACGAAAAGTCCCTTCATTATCGCTCATCCAATGCCTCTAACTTGAACTTATACTGAGTTCAATTACTCATCGTCAATTTCTCATGGGGTTTCATTGATACTTAGGCCTGGGTATGGCATTACTCTCATTGAAGACATGGATTTCACGCATAAGTGGGAGATCACTCATTATAACaatcatatcatcatcatatgaAAGGTTATGTATGGGTAAGTGAATCAGTACATGAAAGTAATAATTGCTTCTCACTTTATTTATCATCATCCTATCCGACTATTTAATATAGAAGGGATCAACGCTGCCCATCCTTCTTCCATATCTTGCGTCTTTCACGACACCGCCGATCATGACGCATTCCTACTGCTTGCACTCGTATCCTTTTGCTCCAGTTTCTTGCTCTGGCATTCCATCCTCAAACACTACCATGTCATAACCCACACCCTCCGAACAGAGGAGAAGTTAAGCAGGTGGAGAACACATGAGCCCACACTCCAGAGAGTCCATCCAACCCAATGCAATCAAGAGAGAGAAGAACGTCTGTCCCAGCTAGCCTCGTGAACCAACCTTACATCAAGTGCCTGATAtaatacatcctctcctctaaaggACATAATGTCTCATTAAGTGGTTGCCAGTCTTTGAAGGACACACACATGGGACAAAAATCTTCCCCATCCCTGTCTCTCCCACCATGCATGCGTGTATGACATCCAGTCACTGTTGGCGAATGTGATGATCAAAAGCTCAATCATGAAGCTGACAAAAATAAAGATGATACATTCATTTTTGGTAGTATCTACTTAGACGCACCGGACCTAATCCAAGAAACCTGCAGCATTTCCTGCAATGCTGTCCAATATCTCTACTGCTCTCTCCTCCTAAGCTGGTTGGTAGTAGCACTTCAGTTGTGGATCGGAGGCTTCCTGTTGGCAGGAGAGTAGTCCATTCCTGCTATGTCTACGACGTCCGGGTAGGTCTGAGGTTGCCTTGAAACAGGCGGGGCCTTGTGGAGGTCGTCTTGGCTTCCGGTATCGTTCTGTGAATGGCCATGAGATGATGAGCAAAGAGGATGCAGGATCTACTGTTCGATGCTAACTAGAACACCAACCTTGGAAGTGGCCATCGCATCGGTCATGAGTTTCCTAGTCTTTCCTGCATCAACAGATAAGGAAGAACCTATCTCAGAGTCATGAAGTCTGTCCACGGACTTCATCAGAAAGACACAACTATTTTACAGTGTTCTCTCGGAAAAAACTTATTTTCATCAGAAAATAAAACTACATGTTTATGGTCAAGCTTCTTTTATGACGTTCAAATACAGAAAACAAAAGGAAAGTGAGAAGATTTGTGGAAGAGCGTGCATGAAGAATAATTTCAATGGTGCTCAGGCATGTGATTCCTAGGTCCAAGGTAATCTTCATGAAACCCAGGAAGCCTTCGATGGACTTCTCTAACTTTGCTTATGGATCTCCTCTCCTTCACACTACCTGAACAATCCCCATGGCATCCACGTAGAAGCGCTCCTTCTTTCATCAAGCTCTTTTCCTCCTGGTATCAGCATGCAGTACAACAGTATTAGTGACCCGGAAGAAACCAACGAGTGTGGCCACTGTAGACGCAGTACTATCAAGAAGCTATCTACTGACATGCACTTGGTTGCGTAGGGAAGCCACTGATTCTTCTTCCAACAATCTGATCCCTGAACGAGAGGAACAAATCAAAAACGAATACCTTATGGATTTAAATGATCAGCGATAAGGCCTTGAAGGTACCTGCAGTCCTGTTAGCTGCGAGGAGAACCAGAAAAAGGAGAAACATCACTGACACGATAGGCGTCATTGGAAGGAGCTTCTAATCCTAGAAAGACTCCGATAGGAGAGATGTGTTTCACCTCCTCTATGcaagatgtggaaggagagaagaTGGTAAGGAATGAGTGTGCAAAACTTTCTGACagtgctaatatatatatataagctattGGACCTGATCATCACTGTTCCATACCACGGACTATAGATGTTTGAAAGTCCAAAATCCAAGATATGTCTCGGCAAATAAATTATTGTGACTGACAATTCTGGTTTATGCCGTGTTATCTTATTCTATGTTGTAACTGTCACTCATTGAGGAAGGATGTTCCCCAAATATTTGGACCTTGTTCATGTTTGGTCTTCTTATTACAAACATGCTTTTACTAGTCAGATCACAAGGTCTCTCAGACACTGTTCATAAGAGCAACTGGTTTGCTATTCCACATTACATGAAATCAAAACATGTACTTGCTACATAATGTCATAAGATTCTGCATCATACTGTCACGTACGCTTTAATCTGAAAAGATGGTGCacccacgaatttaatttaatgaGGAAGATCTACAAAACCTTGGATCAAGATTTTAATTACCTCCTGCTCCTTGTTAGGTGGGCATACTTGGCTTCAAGCACTCGATCTTATGCTTGAACATTTAGTTAGTCCATGCCCAGCGGAGGTTCCCAATGGTTCCATATCTTGGATACGGTGGGAACGAGGAAGAGCGAGAGGTCAACCACTGGTTTTATTGTGTGAAGTATGAAAGGAGAGATGAAGAGGTGGTGGGGGAGGAGGCCACGCCGGTGTCCATATCGAGGAGGGGCCCCGGAAGGGAGGATGGAGGTGCAGGAGAGGCGCCACGTGTTCAGAGGATGGTCACGATGCATGTCTGTGCTTTGGGTGGCACCGAGACAGTGGTGGTGGCGACCTTGTTGGGGATGGAAAATTGCAGCTCCTCTTAAGATACAATGACAGCCATTCTTTCCTCTTCCTTCATCTTAATGAATCACATTATAATATAACAAAATAAGCTCAATCATCTTTGGGCTACGATCGATCGATCAGTCTATCATCCAGGCTAATGGTTAGTATATGAAGGTTCTTTTCCCGGATGTCAGGAGTTTGATTACTCAGAGAAGCCATACACCCAATTATCTCGAATTGATTATATGGATCTCTTGTCACTCTTTAGAGAAAATATATGATGAATTAAATCAAAAGTATTTGAGTTTTCATCTATAGTTTCTAATAAGATCCTTTAAGGTTTTCCTATTAGGAACAGTAATTGTTTCCTCCATCTATTGAATCATACTTACCCAAATGCCGCAGAATTTCTACACTTATTATACTTTTTTGAGTGAAATAAATGctgcaaaattatatattttcctCAAAGGTACATCAATCGCCAACATAATTCTATGGGGCACAATATAATGTTGTGAATGGAGACATTTCATGAACTATTTCATGATTAAAAAGTCACAACAAGATTTAGAATTATCTGAAATTAACTCGAACAAGAAATCATCTAAAAATACATTTCAGCGGAACATATCCATGTTTTATACCTAAAATTAAGAACCAAAATGTAACTATCTTGCCGACAACAACAAGATTATGATGGGTTTTCTCTGCGAGACAAGCCCTCTTGCTCTCCGAGAACGAAAGGACTGGATGAAGGGATTTGCCTGTACGAATCTGCCGACATGCCAGGTTTTTGAGGATGGAAATATGGGCTTTCATCTCACCGTGCCTTCCATCGCCTCCTCGTGTGCATGCATGGAGTCAAAGATTCTCCTTTCGAGATCCTTCATCCCTAGCTATCTCCTTGCAACCAAGTACTACTCGACCGTGAAAGTCCCAAAAAGGTTTCAAGAGCTCCCACGCCCGAGTTCCGATGTCTTGGGCATGATCGAAACAAGTCTTCGTTGTCATTCAGACGCCTTGTGCTCCAGTGTCCGAGTATGCTTTTACTTTTAGCTGGCTTCGGTTCGTGTTCCCTCCATGAGTTACAAGTTTCCATGTGTACGTGCATGGGAGTGTTCAAATCCATGTCTTCCTCTCAGGAATGGATCGTAGCATACGTTGAGGACTACATGATATGGTGAGAAACAGCTTGCTGATCCATGTCATGCTCTTCAGCTTTCCAAGATAAATACGTTGCAAAAACAAAGCGATCTACGGAAACAGTGTGTCATTCAAATGGCTAACAAGATTGTTTTCATTTGATAGTCTCACTATCAAGTTGAAGATGGGATGGATGTACCATCCAAGCAGACAAAGTAACAATCTTTAGAAATTTGAACACACGGTTTCTTCAACGGTGCACCAAATGTCAAGAGACGAATAGATTTGAAGCAGCGGAAAACATGATTGTCGGGGGCATGTTTGATCTTGGATGTTCATGTCCGATTCAATGATATCGACTCATGTTTCTGCGTCTTTTGATCACAAAACACAGCAACGCTACTTACTGTTTATCATCGACAAAACAAATGGTGGTGTGTCATCATAGGATAAAGACAATAATAAGGAAAGGCAGTTATAATTTATCACCTATCTAACTAATTTTATGATGTACAATAAAATTTCAATGATTATATCAAAATCTcagttataaaaaaatattttaaggaTTAATCCTCGTTCACCAATTGGATTTCATAAAGATACTGACATGATCGAGTCATCTCCTCTTCACCGACGATGATGTGGGGAGGTTATAGTCTATCGGCTCGTATGGATAATAATCCACGAGAAATCATTTGAATCGATCATGTCAATCTCCGTAAATTGTAGTACACGAGAGGTTATTTGGGTCTATCGCCTCTCTATCGGTCTCCATAGATAAAAGCCCATAAGAGGTTATTTTAGTCTATCATCTTTATTTGGGTCTATCGTCCCTCTATCGATCTCCATGGATAAAAGCCCATAAAAGGTCATTCGGGTCTCTTCGATTGGTCAAGTATATAAGTCGACCCTCAACGTTCACCtaagaatcaaacctcttttcaaaaatctttcatactAACTAGAGTATACGAGATCAAGTCAGAAAACTCTTCCTAATATTGACCTTTATTTATGAACCCATTGAAGAGTTGGATTTCACCTTGGTCTAAGTTTAGGGACACATCGGACACTCAGAAACGACTCGAATACCACCACAAAGCTATCTCGGATATCTCAATATCGTATCATCCATATTGTAGAACTACTATATAGATTCATCGAATGTCTCTCCTCTCGAGTTCAAGTCGAGTGGACgcagtcaatatatatatatatatatataatatgttgatTCATGTTTAGATTTTGCATGACAAAATTTTCGAACAGAGAATATATGTGATCAAATATATATTGttgtttatttatatttttgagaTGTTATCTAGATGGACATAATGGAATCCAGTGTATCTCAAATCTCAAGTCTGATAGTTATTAAAAtatacatgttatgaaaaatatggaAGAACAAAGGCCGAAGACTTCTATTATGCTTCCTTGGGCTTTGTTAAGCTAATTCCCCTATctcttatcattatttttttaaaaatattcttaATAATGTAAATACTTTGAATTTTTCTAGCCAAAAAAGTTTTGCCAAGTGCAAAACTCTATTATAACTAGATGTGTCTTTTTGTCACATGATTATAACTAAAaagtaaataaatttttattgagACATTTGAGTTGATTAGTGTTTTTTTGCATAATTAATAGGTCTTAGGTTCGAATTAATGTGTGAGggtcatatatatattattttttaatttaagaaaAAACTTAAAAATACAACAAGAGTATAAATTattccaaaaaaataaatatctgaaactaaattagatatttatttatattaatcgGAAACATAATAATATCCATTTAGACCCATTCTAACAGTAAAAAATATGTTTACTTCAAAATCCACggcagtatgttgattatatccaTATTCCCAAAGCATCGACCAACAATGCTGAACACACATTGTTACTTAATATGTGGCGGGTTTCAGGTCGCGACCCGGATCCGATTCGAAACCAAGCCCGGGTACGAGTTCGGGAAGACAGATGGACCCGTTTGGCAAGTCATATCTCATAAATCCCAACAAGTATGCTCATAAGGGCTCTTCTGTGACCCAGCAAACCGTCTCGTTCTCCACAATCGCCTCGTCGCCGCCGAAGGCCTTTTGCCTATCTCCTACGCCCGATCGGTCATGGCGGAACAGGTTGGATTGCTTCTCGTTCGAATGACTCCCTTTCCACCTACATTGGATATTTCATTTTCTCCCGATTTTTTGGGAATTTTTTTCCTCTTAGATTCGAAGTCTGCCGATCCACTGTCGCTTTGGGCTCTTCTGTGACCCAGCACGGTCGCAGATTCCTCAGGACCATTTGAAAGGGTTCTGTTTGAttagaaggtttttttttttttgtgagagtTTCTTCTGAAGTACACTGTCTTGCTGTGGTGTGTTTGGAACGCCGGTAGCAATATTTGTGCGCTGTGAGGCTTTGTATTTGTTTCCCTAAGATTTCTTGCAGTTAAACAATGTCTACTTTCTTCTTCTCTCCAATTGTCCCATAGTTAATTAGTCAGTTATTTTCCATTTTCTTTTTGCTATActgacttcttttttattttgtgtcATACTGTTATGCAGACGGAGAAGGCTTTTCTAAAGCAGCCAAAGGTATTCCTTTGGTAAGACGGCCGAGTCGTTGGAGTTACTTAATCTTTAGAGTATATTTTCAAATGGTGTTAATATAATGATTCTGGAAGACCATTGGGCTAGGATTCAAGACACCCAGAGAAGCCATTGAAGGTCTAAAATCTACTTTTCTCGTTGCTTTGATTTAGAGCTGTCAGGCTTGTTTTCTTTATCTTGGTCTGAATTCATACGACAAAGCTCTaaaataaattattcaaattGGCAAAACATCTTGGTTACCATTTTATAGGAATTACTGTGTTTGACGGTCCGAGGGAAATTCGGTAAGGGGGCCACTCCGTGGGAAAAGGGGGAAAAGAGAGGCTTTTCTAAGGAATTTGTCCATTTTAAATTGAATCCTTTTGGTCTTTTCTAATTATTATTTTGGGACTGAACAAGTTTGGTAACGACCAAAATCTTCTTTGTCATGCCACTATTTCTAGTTTTGATTGCTTGATGATCGAAAATGCTATTTGTTCATTAGGTTCATCACAAATACAAAGTAGGTGCTTAAGTTATGTGCATTATGGGCTACACTGGGTACTGCATTACTGAGCATGTCAAAAGGTTATGATTAATAAAATTTAAGTACCAAGTTTAAAATAAAGGTCTGGCCTTCTACTTTGGTAGAGGTCAATATATTTTTGGTGAGGCCCTTTGTATGTCGTAGATTCAATGTTATAGATATTGGTCACTGAGTATTTTATGTGGAGCGGTCCGTACATGTTAGTATTAGCTTCTATTTAGTGGTTGTTGCCGAGTGTCTCATAGATAACTGTTTCCTTTTCATCTTTTGTGAGGTCCAtactatcaaaaaataaaaataaatacaatTTTCTTCTGAGTAGTTTGAGATCCACATACATTGAATGAGTTAGTTGGGTTTCTAAAAGCCCTGCAAATATGCTTCTCATATTTTGTTTTTCATATAAATTCCTCGATTCTTGTTTATATCATATTCCTAATCTTGCCCCTATTTTGCACTTTAATCTCTCTGTCCAATTCTCTGTAGCTATAATCAGTTTCACTTTAGGAATGGAAAATATTTTCTACTTCTGGCAACACAAGTCCAACTTGCATTTATATTAAgggctttttcttattttttagccAAATCCTCTTGCTCCCCTTTCTACTCTCTTTCGTTTTTGGCTCTCCTAATGAGATCTGTTGTTGGCAAGGGTCTTCAGATTTTTGTTGACTTTTTGGGGGGAGTAGGCTTTCTTGTTATTTTCTCAGAACATCCTCACCAAATTTAACTTGAGGTATTGATATGCACAGGATAATAAGAATGGAGGTACTATGAATAACTACAATTAAGGGAGTTGTACACATTAACAAAATTAAGGGGACTAAGGTGCAAAACATTCTGCTTCAGTTACTTTTTTTATATTAGAAAAAAAGTCAAAAGTAAATTATCTTCATACTATTTTGGTACCTACATAAACAGTTTGATCAATACATTTGTTTGATGTGTTTTTCCTTGGAGGATTCTATTGTTTGCCTAGTATTCTACATATAACAGAAAAACAGAACATTAAGACATGTACTTGCAGATACTTACATTGATAAGAAATGCCCATTCACGGAATGTGTCGATTAGGGGTCGAATCTTAGCAGGCACATGCCATAGTGCCAAGATGAACTGAACCATTATCATACGCAGAAACTACCTTCATTATGTGAAGAAATAACAAAGGCAAGCAATACTCTCTGTTTTCTTTTTCCAAATAAAttcctattttaattattttcatttttttctaggTATGAGAAGAGACACTCTAATAAACCAGCACACATCTCGCCCTGCTTCCGTGTTAAGGAAGGAGACCATGTTATCATAGGCCAGTGCAGGTAGGTCATCTTTTCTTACACTATTGCCAAGATCcaaaatataaggaattacagaaTCTTTTAAGTACATTCTTAAAACTTGTATGATGTGATCCTACATCCTGTCAACCCACATAAGGCAAGAAAGATAATGATCAAACACCGAAACGATATTTTTGTATGAAGAAAATAAGATGCTTTTTTTAACCAGTAGCATTGGCCTGgtaaaaatattatgatagtCAATGCTGCTTGCTCTTACAACACTCACTGAAGTGATGATTATTAATTTTGTATAGGCTATTGGCAAAGACTGTGAGGTTCAATGTTTTGAAAGTTATACCAGCTGGGTCAACAAGCGGAGGCGGCAGCAAAAAAGCTATTGCAGCTGTATGAGGATAAGGCTTGAAAAATAAGATACTGGCAGTTGGAAGTTTTAAGTAGAAAGAGATATACCATTGAGGAACAAACTTTATCAAATTAGCGGAGTTTTGGAATATCCTCTTAGTTAAGTGTTTCGTAATTGTTATGACATCAAGTTTTTGTTGTTGAACTACTTAAAAGAGTGAGGAAACGTATCTGATGAACATTCAGAGTACAGGACATTTAAATATGTATGTGAAGTTGGTTCAGTGGTTTTCTAAGAAATTTTGAAATTTCATTACGGGATGACAATATATCTTTATTGATACGGGATAGTATAAGTTGGTATCAGTTTGTTTTTGTTGTAATGCTAAATATTATATGTCTGTATATTTCAGGTCCCtgtttgtcacggacaaacttctaaacaaggtgtttgatgtaatgcttatatctgtccgtgtctattggcatgttcatgccttgtacaacatgtaaagggacggccgaaggcttaatagtcccattttagttgggttggtggcctctttaggcttgtaaataaaggttgtgtcatgtagacacgtgcgagagcttttcggtctataatggaccattttaccctttgttgtgccactgttcagagcttgtaaagtctgtttgtaatttgctttgtctatgaagtgtttttcggacatgtttgcttgtggatcccgtttgaggcgttctctttaacccgttctctcttttgttggtcctaagggacaatgggaggcttcgggggggctgacctttgcggacggacgcgcaagggtgccgcacgacttaggcaaaaccagctaagtccgtgtcatatggtatcagagcgggacaagcactcatagaaacacttgacatgcaaatgtgggggacctagcggggctgcgttgagggcagtcagcaacgcgcgaccgtttgagggaaaacgggcatggagatgtagggaaaagagtcgctcagaggagcgggcatctgaaattggcattcagaggaatggccaacccttcgcgcaagaggcaccacgagaacagacaagcttgaaagaatttggagcgcacaaaggttgggatggctgagtttgagctacggctcaacgttgacaactatacttgatggtgctctaggcaagcgaggcgcttggcaagaatgagaccatgcaaggtggaatgagttgcgcaacgaccaaaagagttatgcaaagctcacagaggtgaggggaattgctaactcgaagaatttggtactcatgcatgggcttgtatgcggacgacggaatgttcgtggccatcccaaggcgaccgagactcggcaccatggagcattgaaactttctctttggcaagcgtaggatacgtccgtaggaggctgaagtgtgcaatgagttcagcatgttgctaggccttgaggggtgcagtgggggctgtattgacgtggagtcgcaatctagcaagtgcgtttgcaggaggcagaacaatgcatagtttgttcagcagatcggagtagtccaaggggatggtggtctccgaaatgaagagagatgttgctccaacgggatagttatccaggagggataagtcccggctctccagagggagaatcatgtgagacggacctcacatgttgaggaggagtacctcacaaacaacaactccacgaagctcgatggactgagcaagcggcgaggagttgtcgcatgatctcgctcgagagaatgcattggtggatgcattgcgagatcaagtgggggagcgacctgaagcaacttaaatgaaggcacacttggagtcgatgtggagatcggactcaagggagggctgacctgtggaatggtgggcacgagggccaccatcgactcaatgcgaaaacgaggagcggagcaacttgggcgtaacttggtgaagtacccaagccgcatgaagggagccagcagagaagttggaacatggagcagaagcacagtgctttccttagacagaggtcaaagacatgaactcttgcagaggcaagagtaggatcatgttgttccatgggtccttcattctgacggagcggactcatcttgcatggtgccaaagacgaagggagcttctaggcacatgcaccttatctcggaggagcatttgatggaggaactaaggcgactcaatttgcgaaggcgaagttgggttcagaaggccttagcacggggcaagagaa harbors:
- the LOC135621900 gene encoding uncharacterized protein LOC135621900 — translated: MTPIVSVMFLLFLVLLAANRTAGIRLLEEESVASLRNQVHEEKSLMKEGALLRGCHGDCSGKTRKLMTDAMATSKNDTGSQDDLHKAPPVSRQPQTYPDVVDIAGMDYSPANRKPPIHN